GCTAACTTTGCTTTTGTATATGTTCCTTCAGAAGCTATATACTGGTTTTTAGTAGAAGAAGCCTTTGACATGGTCAGAAATTATATAAAAATGGGTGTGCATATAGTCTCTCCGCTGACCTTATCTCATAAGATAGAAATAGTAAAAGCGGGTATAGAGGCTAAAAGGCTTTCTGAGGAGGCAGAAAGGATAAAGAGAAGCATGGAATCTATTTCTGAGGGTTTTAAGAGACTCGATAATAACTGGCGAATATTTTATGAGACCCATCTCAGAAATCTATGGAATAAGGCAAGTGAGGTAGATACCTCTTATAGAGAACTTAAAAGACGCTTCGACGATATTAAAAGGGAACTGTGAAACTAAAAAGAATCTTGCCTAAGGGGATAATTCGTGATATTATTATTTAATAAAAAGACCTCTTTCTTAGGGTGAGCCCTTCGTTTTCTCTATTCTCCACCTGGAGGGTGATGTGAAATGAGGAG
The sequence above is a segment of the Synergistota bacterium genome. Coding sequences within it:
- the rmuC gene encoding DNA recombination protein RmuC — translated: LPPYMFGIREKIAGGVIPDAYIRSTNGIICIDSKFPLENYIKMREATDLTEREIYKKRFLNDVKGHLDKVRRDYIRPESGTANFAFVYVPSEAIYWFLVEEAFDMVRNYIKMGVHIVSPLTLSHKIEIVKAGIEAKRLSEEAERIKRSMESISEGFKRLDNNWRIFYETHLRNLWNKASEVDTSYRELKRRFDDIKREL